From a region of the Thermodesulfobacteriota bacterium genome:
- a CDS encoding acyl-CoA dehydrogenase family protein has protein sequence MSSSNNTQTALMGLDLESRQMVLDTVGQLRKRLLTKEKILEFDKKEIFPEEVIREMLGPEIGLQLLMIPEAYGGMGGGTRDCVAVTREMSKICLGITTAFFAIQLGADPLLVGGTEEQKKKWLGAISQGNSLVAYAVTEPAAGSDVAGIKTKADPVFNDSGETIGYKINGTKQFISTGGAADFITLLARTPEGLTFFVIEKGTKGFSSGKSEEKHGIRSSQTSPLTFEDVFVPIENLIGGVPGKGLKQANKVFGYTRLMVAAMGLGPGEAALDIVIPYAKQRVVSGSALSEKQGYTHKLIVPNAVRLEAAASYVEEIATRLDTGENDLDVEGSIAKYYATEVSNKTADDAMQALGGYGYINEFEVEKIKRDVKIACIYEGTSEIQQSIISIFRWRKTIKSKGEFYKQISLEMEKLNQASKDLGCGFYSTAADALNDTIKLVHENKMTRKQYIMFCLADMMTHVEIGASLARRAGMAEKAGTRDTEKLKAMSRIFANEVSQLVAQNIIKIVSGSGMFEANAVSAFLEKVSYKQLISSYQGVIADMDKVADILFERE, from the coding sequence ATGTCTTCTTCCAATAACACCCAAACAGCTCTTATGGGTCTTGATCTTGAATCAAGGCAAATGGTCCTAGATACTGTCGGGCAGCTTAGAAAGCGGTTACTTACCAAAGAAAAAATTCTCGAGTTTGATAAAAAGGAAATATTTCCTGAAGAGGTAATCCGGGAGATGCTCGGTCCGGAAATCGGGTTGCAGCTTTTGATGATTCCGGAAGCTTATGGAGGAATGGGAGGCGGCACACGGGATTGTGTCGCAGTTACCCGTGAAATGTCCAAAATATGCTTGGGAATTACCACTGCTTTTTTTGCTATTCAACTGGGGGCTGACCCCTTACTGGTCGGTGGGACTGAAGAACAGAAGAAAAAGTGGCTTGGCGCCATTTCCCAGGGAAATTCGCTGGTCGCTTATGCGGTAACGGAGCCTGCCGCCGGAAGCGACGTGGCCGGGATAAAGACCAAGGCTGATCCTGTATTTAACGATTCCGGTGAAACCATCGGGTACAAAATAAACGGAACGAAGCAGTTTATCTCCACTGGAGGAGCTGCTGATTTCATTACACTTCTTGCAAGAACCCCGGAGGGACTTACCTTTTTTGTCATTGAGAAGGGTACCAAAGGTTTTTCTTCAGGAAAGAGTGAAGAAAAACATGGAATAAGGTCATCACAGACCTCCCCGCTTACTTTCGAGGATGTCTTTGTCCCCATTGAAAATCTTATCGGCGGTGTGCCGGGTAAAGGATTAAAACAGGCAAACAAGGTTTTTGGCTATACACGGCTTATGGTGGCTGCAATGGGCTTAGGTCCCGGAGAGGCAGCGCTGGACATTGTGATCCCCTATGCAAAGCAAAGGGTTGTCTCCGGTTCTGCATTATCGGAAAAGCAGGGTTATACCCATAAACTGATCGTGCCCAATGCGGTAAGGCTTGAAGCAGCGGCATCCTATGTTGAAGAAATTGCAACCAGGCTGGACACAGGAGAAAATGATCTGGATGTCGAAGGTTCCATTGCAAAATATTATGCGACTGAAGTTTCCAATAAAACCGCAGACGATGCCATGCAGGCACTGGGCGGATACGGGTATATTAACGAATTTGAGGTAGAAAAAATCAAAAGAGATGTAAAAATAGCCTGTATTTATGAAGGAACCAGTGAAATTCAGCAGAGTATTATCAGCATCTTCCGCTGGAGAAAGACCATAAAATCAAAGGGAGAGTTTTACAAACAAATCAGCCTGGAAATGGAAAAGCTGAACCAAGCTTCAAAAGATCTGGGATGCGGTTTTTATTCAACAGCTGCCGATGCCTTAAATGATACAATCAAGCTGGTGCATGAAAACAAAATGACCCGGAAACAATATATTATGTTTTGCCTGGCTGATATGATGACACATGTCGAGATCGGAGCAAGCCTGGCTCGTAGAGCGGGTATGGCGGAAAAAGCGGGCACGCGTGATACTGAAAAACTCAAAGCCATGTCAAGGATATTCGCCAATGAGGTTTCGCAACTGGTTGCACAAAATATTATTAAGATTGTTAGCGGATCAGGAATGTTTGAGGCCAACGCTGTTTCCGCCTTTTTGGAAAAAGTGTCTTATAAACAGCTGATTTCTAGCTATCAGGGAGTTATTGCAGACATGGATAAAGTGGCAGATATTTTATTTGAGAGGGAATGA
- the gltX gene encoding glutamate--tRNA ligase, protein MEKIITRFPPSPTGYLHIGGARTALFNWLYARHMKGKFVLRIEDTDTARSTQKSVDAIFESLEWLGIDWDEGPFFQSRRFDIYTEYIQKLLDSRSAYYCTCSSEKLEDMRKKAMEVGGKPKYDGTCREKDLGKTDNAVIRFKTPSSGTTVLEDVVKGNIVFQNEELDDFIIARSDGSPTYNFVVVVDDITMGINMVLRGDDHVMNTPKQILLYKALNSPLPTFGHVPMVLGSDRTRLSKRHGAMSVTAYRDMGYLPDAFINYLVRLGWSYGDQEFFSRDELIDKFSLENIGRSAGIFNPEKLLALNADHIKATPPDKLINYLAPFLNKKGYSFHKGPFMESVIKTLNARSKTLKDMADDAGFYFTDAVSYDEKAAKKSLKLASLEPLRLLLDQLEALDDLKEVDVENSFKAVMEKTGLKLGKIAQPVRVALTGRTASPGIFEIIEIIGKDRVLSRIKDAIQFIENRKG, encoded by the coding sequence ATGGAAAAAATTATAACTCGATTCCCCCCCAGTCCAACCGGATACCTACATATCGGTGGGGCAAGAACCGCTCTGTTTAACTGGCTGTACGCACGTCATATGAAAGGTAAATTTGTTTTGAGAATTGAAGATACGGATACAGCACGCTCCACGCAGAAATCGGTAGATGCTATCTTTGAATCTCTTGAATGGCTGGGGATAGACTGGGATGAAGGTCCCTTTTTTCAATCCCGGCGGTTTGATATTTACACCGAATACATTCAAAAACTCCTTGATTCACGATCAGCTTACTATTGCACATGTTCATCTGAAAAGCTTGAAGACATGAGAAAAAAAGCGATGGAGGTCGGTGGTAAGCCAAAATATGACGGTACCTGCCGTGAAAAAGATCTCGGCAAAACCGATAATGCCGTCATTCGATTTAAAACTCCGAGTTCAGGAACCACCGTTCTTGAAGATGTCGTTAAAGGCAATATCGTTTTCCAAAATGAAGAACTGGATGATTTTATAATTGCCAGAAGTGACGGTAGCCCTACATACAATTTTGTAGTGGTTGTGGATGATATTACCATGGGAATAAATATGGTGCTCCGGGGCGACGATCATGTGATGAATACACCCAAGCAAATCCTTCTTTATAAAGCTTTAAATAGCCCCTTGCCCACTTTTGGCCACGTTCCCATGGTATTGGGCAGCGATCGGACACGACTGAGCAAACGTCATGGTGCTATGTCCGTTACCGCTTACAGAGACATGGGATATTTGCCGGATGCTTTTATCAACTATCTGGTTCGGCTGGGCTGGTCGTATGGAGACCAGGAGTTTTTTTCAAGGGATGAACTCATAGATAAATTTTCCCTTGAGAACATTGGCCGCAGTGCGGGGATTTTTAATCCTGAAAAGCTTCTTGCGCTAAATGCGGATCATATAAAGGCTACTCCTCCGGATAAACTGATTAATTATCTGGCCCCCTTTTTAAATAAAAAAGGCTATAGTTTCCATAAAGGGCCTTTTATGGAAAGCGTTATTAAAACCCTAAATGCCCGGAGTAAAACTTTGAAAGATATGGCTGATGACGCCGGTTTCTATTTCACCGATGCCGTATCGTATGATGAAAAAGCCGCCAAAAAATCTTTAAAGCTCGCTTCGCTTGAGCCTCTCCGGTTGTTGTTGGATCAGCTTGAAGCGCTGGATGACCTCAAGGAAGTGGATGTGGAGAATTCATTTAAGGCGGTGATGGAAAAAACAGGTCTTAAGCTTGGCAAAATTGCCCAGCCCGTGCGTGTTGCACTGACCGGAAGAACAGCCAGCCCAGGCATTTTTGAAATTATTGAAATTATAGGCAAAGACAGAGTCTTATCCAGAATAAAAGATGCCATTCAGTTCATTGAGAACAGGAAGGGTTGA
- the rpmF gene encoding 50S ribosomal protein L32 — MAVPKRKTSKSKRDKRRTHQKVAGPNVVECPQCGEATLPHHVCPSCGTYKGRSVIETEE, encoded by the coding sequence ATGGCTGTACCAAAACGAAAAACATCCAAGTCAAAACGGGACAAACGGCGAACCCATCAAAAAGTTGCTGGCCCTAATGTGGTGGAATGTCCTCAGTGCGGGGAGGCCACTCTTCCCCATCATGTATGCCCAAGTTGCGGCACATACAAAGGGCGCAGTGTGATCGAAACCGAAGAATAG